From the genome of Lineus longissimus chromosome 8, tnLinLong1.2, whole genome shotgun sequence, one region includes:
- the LOC135492389 gene encoding uncharacterized protein LOC135492389 isoform X4, with protein sequence MQGGSWQGDAGAMPAILQSWLVTGSSRNKESKVEKSLQQKAYIEHWRNKMRLRQRARSAQSVNISDVLGADNYIPPPTFGKGKGRRRNRVAPSPTQSDYSTDDQIESLSKRAKSKHFRNELDQLYDDGTVGQYRKKDYGIEAHLPELDPEQAALIASHPAPAFAHPPPALARPVSSAPFRSPSASDSGETLADSRKRMSKLLDNAFSLVHPRNNRVTPEPSESSDGTDRQMTHPVPAALPPPHGRASNAPLTKRKRLLQARMENQIAQER encoded by the exons ATGCAAGGAGGTTCATGGCAAG GAGATGCTGGTGCAATGCCTGCCATACTCCAGTCATGGCTTGTCACAGGATCAAGCAGGAATAAGGAATCCAAG GTTGAGAAGAGCCTGCAACAAAAGGCGTACATTGAGCACTGGCGGAACAAGATGCGCCTCCGCCAACGTGCCCGCTCAGCCCAGTCCGTCAACATTTCGGACGTGCTTGGCGCTGACAATTACATTCCACCGCCAACTTTTGGAAAGGGCAAAGGAAGGAGACG AAACCGAGTGGCTCCGAGCCCGACTCAAAGTGACTATAGCACTGATGATCAGATTGAGAG CCTCAGCAAGCGAGCTAAATCTAAACACTTCCGCAATGAATTGGACCAGCTGTATGATGATGGCACGGTGGGGCAGTACAGAAAGAAAGACTATGGCATTGAGGCCCATCTTCCAGAGCTGGATCCGGAGCAGGCGGCCCTGATCGCGTCCCATCCGGCTCCCGCCTTTGCCCACCCACCTCCAGCGTTGGCTCGTCCCGTATCTTCAGCTCCATTTAGATCACCTAGTGCG TCTGACAGTGGTGAGACTTTAGCCGATTCTAGAAAACGCATGAGTAAATTGTTGGATAATGCATTTTCACTTGTCCATCCACG CAATAATCGGGTGACCCCCGAACCAAGTGAATCTAGCGACGGAACCGACAGGCAGATGACCCATCCAGTTCCTGCAGCTCTGCCCCCACCACATGGCCGGGCCTCAAATGCACCTCTCACCAAACGTAAACGCCTCCTGCAGGCCCGGATGGAGAATCAGATAGCCCAAGAGAGGTAG
- the LOC135492521 gene encoding streptococcal hemagglutinin-like — MSLSSVVEPSSSLVMSSSSMTEPSSSLVMSSSSVVEPSSSLLMSSSSVVEPSSSLAMSLSSTIEPSSSLVMSSSSMVEPSGSLVMSSSSVLESSSSLVMSSSSMVEPSSSLIMSLSLVVELSSSVVMSSSSVVEPSSSLLMESSSVVESSSSLLTMSSLMVEQSSSLVVESSPMIEPSSSLVKESSSMGDLSSSFVIYSSSRVEMSSSLVISLSSFVEPSSSSVSTSSVTIMSSPVTSSSMLVTDSTSPSPTSSILASASSNLSTPGSTMSEMVASSVSSSVPLSSFGSESLSMTSRSTLTTRSATESAVGPSSSSLDSSSALVSSTTTTVFSSTQSSDVFSSTASSTSSFLPDSSSLLSSSGVASSVTLTDSSILPTMSSSAVPSSSMESSMSMSSSQVISSSAVSSMESSMSMSSSPVISSSAVTSMESSMSMSSSPVISSSAVSSMESSMSMSSSQVISSSAVSSIESSMSMSSSPVISSSAVSSMESSMSMSSSPVISSSAVSSMESSMSMSSSQVISSSTVSSMESSISMSSSQVISSSAVTSMESSVSMSSSLVISSSAVSSMESSMSMSSSPVISSSTVSSMESSMSMSSSPVISSSAVSSMESSMSMSSSPVISSSVVTSMESSMSMSSSPVISSSAVSSMESSMSMSSSQVISSSAVSSMESSMSMSSSPVISSSAVTSMESSMSMSSSPVISSSAVSSMESSMSMSSSPVISSSAVTSMESSLSMSSSPVISSSAVSSMESSMSMSSSPVISSSAVSSMESSMSMSSSPVISSSAVSSMESSMSMSSSPVISSSAVSSMESSMSMSSSPVISSSAVSSMESSMSMSSSPVISSSAVSSMESSMSMSSSPVISSSAVSSMESSMSMSSSLVISSSAVSSMESSMSMSSSPVISSSAVSSMESSMSMSSSPVISSSAVSSMESSMRMSSSPVISSSAVSSMESSMSMSSSPVISSSAVSSMESSMSMSSSPVISSSAVSSMESSMSMSSSPVISSSAVSSMESSMSMSSSQVISSSAVTSMESSMSMSSSPVISSSAVSSMESSMSMSSSPVISSTAMSSMESTMSMSSSPVISSSAVTSMESSMSMSSSLVISSSAVTSMESSMSMSSSPVISSSVVTSSTVTTSSIESSLSMSSTPVTRSSSSSIMSSTVSSSLESSSMSVTSTPFVSTSVESTPSLSSSVSMSASSTASVSSSMVASSSVSPSSSITPSSSSTVTTASATTTESATTTAATTTAATTTTTTARAVISVDGSLASCCWVVTKLRVSTTVDVTTDAFKYEMEDKLAKAISDANDRQVLIDAGQYEALFRRKRDTDFQRMMQDLQVLQADSGYESDYADSGVILSRKKRAGTYNGYTVQVINITRPNDDTLVDMVYYATYDGETLVSTKAVALLDLYSDQELAIALGYYVADNAELYTSVAHLLRAVKRRTNE, encoded by the exons atgtctttatcatcagtggttgaaccatcgagcagtctggtaatgtcttcatcatcaatgaCTGAACCATCCAGCAGTCTggtaatgtcttcatcatcagtgGTAGAACCATCAAGCAGCTTgctaatgtcttcatcatcagtggttgaaccatcgagcagtttggcaatgtctttatcatcaacaattgaaccatcgagcagtcTGGTAATGTCTTCGTCATCAATGGTTGAACCATCAGGCAGTTTggtaatgtcttcatcatcagtgCTTGAATCATCGAGCAGTCTagtaatgtcttcatcatcaatggTTGAACCATCGAGCAGTTTGATAATGTCTTTATCATTAGTGGTTGAACTATCGAGCAGTGTggtaatgtcttcatcatcggTGGTTGAACCATCAAGCAGTTTGTTGATGGAGTCATCCTCAGTGGTAGAATCATCCAGTAGCTTGTTAACGATGTCGTCATTGATGGTTGAACAATCAAGCAGTTTGGTGGTGGAGTCATCACCAATGATTGAACCTTCTAGCAGTTTGGTAAAGGAGTCATCATCAATGGGTGATCTGTCAAGCAGTTTTGTAATTTATTCATCATCAAGAGTTGAAATGTCCAGCAGCTTGGTAATATCTTTATCGTCATTTGTGGAACCATCAAGCAGTTCTGTTTCAACATCTTCAGTCACCATCATGTCATCACCAGTAACCTCCAGTTCGATGCTTGTGACTGATTCGACCTCCCCATCCCCAACAAGTTCCATTCTTGCATCAGCTTCTTCAAATCTTTCAACCCCTGGTAGCACTATGTCTGAGATGGTAGCCTCCTCAGTCTCAAGTTCTGTACCTCTGAGTTCCTTTGGATCAGAGTCTCTGAGCATGACCTCAAGGTCGACCCTGACCACAAGGTCAGCTACTGAATCAGCTGTAGGACCTT CATCAAGTTCCCTTGATTCCTCCAGTGCCCTAGTATCATCGACGACAACCACTGTCTTCTCATCAACCCAGTCAAGTGATGTCTTCTCATCAACTGCTTCCAGCACATCCAGTTTTCTTCCTGATTCTTCAAGCCTGTTATCGAGTTCAGGTGTTGCatcatctgtgaccttgaccgaTTCATCTATCTTGCCGACAATGTCAAGCTCAGCTGTACCTTCGTCAAGTATGGAATCGTCAatgagcatgtcttcaagccAAGTGATCAGTAGTTCTGCAGTGTCAAGTATGGAATCGTCAatgagcatgtcttcaagcccAGTGATCAGCAGCTCTGCAGTGACAAGTATGGAGTCTTCAatgagcatgtcttcaagcccAGTGATCAGTAGCTCTGCGGTGTCAAGTATGGAATCGTCAatgagcatgtcttcaagccAAGTGATCAGTAGCTCTGCGGTGTCAAGTATAGAATCATCAatgagcatgtcttcaagcccGGTGATCAGCAGCTCTGCTGTGTCAAGTATGGAATCGTCAatgagcatgtcttcaagcccAGTGATCAGTAGCTCTGCGGTGTCAAGTATGGAATCATCAatgagcatgtcttcaagccAAGTGATCAGCAGCTCTACTGTGTCAAGTATGGAATCGTCAATCAGCATGTCTTCAAGCCAAGTGATCAGCAGCTCTGCTGTGACAAGTATGGAATCATCAGTGAGCATGTCTTCAAGCTTAGTGATCAGCAGCTCTGCTGTGTCAAGTATGGAATCGTCAatgagcatgtcttcaagcccAGTGATCAGCAGCTCTACTGTGTCAAGTATGGAATCGTCAatgagcatgtcttcaagcccAGTGATCAGTAGCTCTGCGGTGTCAAGTATGGAATCGTCAatgagcatgtcttcaagcccAGTGATCAGTAGCTCTGTAGTGACAAGTATGGAATCATCAatgagcatgtcttcaagcccAGTGATCAGCAGCTCTGCGGTGTCAAGTATGGAATCGTCAatgagcatgtcttcaagccAAGTGATCAGTAGTTCTGCAGTGTCAAGTATGGAATCGTCAatgagcatgtcttcaagcccAGTGATCAGCAGCTCTGCAGTGACAAGTATGGAGTCTTCAatgagcatgtcttcaagcccAGTGATCAGTAGCTCTGCGGTGTCAAGTATGGAATCGTCAatgagcatgtcttcaagcccAGTGATCAGCAGCTCTGCTGTGACAAGTATGGAGTCTTCACtgagcatgtcttcaagcccAGTGATCAGTAGCTCTGCGGTGTCAAGTATGGAATCGTCAatgagcatgtcttcaagcccAGTGATCAGCAGCTCTGCGGTGTCAAGTATGGAATCGTCAatgagcatgtcttcaagcccAGTGATCAGTAGCTCTGCGGTGTCAAGTATGGAATCGTCAatgagcatgtcttcaagcccAGTGATCAGTAGCTCTGCGGTGTCAAGTATGGAATCGTCAatgagcatgtcttcaagcccAGTGATCAGTAGCTCTGCGGTGTCAAGTATGGAATCGTCAatgagcatgtcttcaagcccAGTGATCAGTAGCTCTGCGGTGTCAAGTATGGAATCGTCAATGAGTATGTCTTCAAGCCCGGTGATCAGTAGTTCTGCTGTGTCAAGTATGGAATCGTCAATGAGTATGTCTTCAAGCCTGGTGATCAGTAGTTCTGCGGTGTCAAGTATGGAATCGTCAatgagcatgtcttcaagcccAGTGATCAGTAGTTCTGCGGTGTCAAGTATGGAATCATCAatgagcatgtcttcaagcccGGTGATCAGCAGCTCTGCTGTGTCAAGTATGGAATCGTCAATGAGAATGTCTTCAAGCCCAGTGATCAGTAGTTCTGCGGTGTCAAGTATGGAATCATCAatgagcatgtcttcaagcccGGTGATCAGTAGCTCTGCGGTGTCAAGTATGGAATCGTCAatgagcatgtcttcaagcccAGTGATCAGTAGCTCTGCGGTGTCAAGTATGGAATCGTCAatgagcatgtcttcaagcccGGTGATCAGTAGCTCTGCGGTGTCAAGTATGGAATCGTCAatgagcatgtcttcaagccAAGTGATCAGCAGCTCTGCTGTGACAAGTATGGAGTCTTCAatgagcatgtcttcaagcccAGTGATCAGTAGCTCTGCGGTGTCAAGTATGGAATCATCAatgagcatgtcttcaagcccAGTGATCAGTAGCACTGCGATGTCAAGTATGGAATCGACTATGAGTATGTCTTCAAGCCCAGTGATCAGCAGCTCTGCAGTGACAAGTATGGAATCGTCAatgagcatgtcttcaagccTGGTGATCAGTAGCTCTGCAGTGACAAGTATGGAGTCTTCAatgagcatgtcttcaagcccAGTGATCAGCAGCTCTGTAGTGACAAGTTCCACTGTTACAACATCAAGTATTGAATCATCATTAAGCATGTCTTCAACTCCAGTAACCAGAAGCTCAAGTTCAAGTATCATGTCATCAACTGTTTCTTCAAGTTTAGAATCGTCCTCAATGAGTGTTACATCGACTCCTTTCGTTAGTACCTCGGTTGAATCAACTCCATCACTCTCGTCATCTGTTTCCATGTCTGCATCCTCAACAGCCTCAGTTTCATCCTCAATGGTTGCATCAAGTTCCGTTTCCCCATCGAGTTCGATCACACCATCTAGTTCGTCTACCGTCACAACAGCATCTGCCACAACAACGGAGTCGGCCACAACAACAGCTGCCACAACAACAGCcgccacaacaacaacaactacagCAAGAGCTGTAATATCTGTGGATGGTTCCCTTGCATCATGTTGCTGGGTTGTAACTA AACTCCGAGTTTCAACGACCGTGGATGTCACAACAGACGCATTCAAATATGAAATGGAAGACAAACTCGCTAAGGCAATCTCTGATGCAAACGATCGTCAGGTACTGATTGATGCTGGGCAGTATGAGGCATTATTCAGGAGGAAGAGGGACACTGATTTCCAGAGGATGATGCAAGATCTTCAGGTTTTACAGGCAGATAGTGGTTACGAGAGTGATTATGCAGATTCTGGTGTCATCCTGAGCAGGAAAAAGAGAGCTGGGACTTACAATGGATACACAGTTCAG gtCATCAATATCACTCGGCCAAATGATGACACTCTCGTCGATATGGTATACTATGCCACCTACGATGGGGAAACGCTGGTGAGCACAAAAGCTGTGGCGCTCTTGGACTTGTACTCTGATCAGGAATTGGCCATTGCTCTTGGTTACTATGTAGCAGACAACGCAGAAC TGTACACCAGCG TTGCACATCTTCTCAGGGCTGTGAAGCGCCGTACAAATGAGTGA
- the LOC135492526 gene encoding uncharacterized protein LOC135492526: MSSSTTIEPSSSVVMSSSLVIEASSSLAESTSSVVEKLSSLAESTSSMVQPSSSLAESTSSVVEPLSSLAESTSSMVQPSSSLVQSTSSMVEPSSSLAGSTLSMVKSSSSLVMEPSSEVHPSSSLIMSSSSLVELSTSLLMSSSTTIAPSSSVVMSSSSVVGPSSSLLMSSSTTIEPSSSVVKSSSSVIEASSSLVMSLSSLNEQSSNLVMSPSSLIEPSGSLVMSSSSMAEPSSSLAMSSSSMAEPLSSLQMSSSSVVEPSSSLVMPLSSMIEPSSSLAMSLSSVVEPSSSLAMSLSSVVEPSSSLVMSLSSVVEPSSSLLANFFINNG, translated from the exons ATGTCTTCATCAACAACGATTGAACCATCCAGCAGTGTggtaatgtcttcatcattagTGATTGAAGCATCCAGCAGTTTAGCCGAGTCTACATCATCAGTGGTGGAAAAATTAAGCAGTTTAGCCGAGTCTACATCATCAATGGTTCAACCATCTAGCAGTTTAGCAGAGTCTACATCATCAGTGGTGGAACCATTAAGCAGTTTAGCCGAGTCTACATCATCAATGGTTCAACCATCAAGCAGTTTAGTACAGTCTACATCATCAATGGTGGAACCATCAAGCAGTTTAGCAGGGTCTACATTATCAATGGTTAAATCATCCAGCAGCTTGGTAATGGAGCCATCATCAGAGGTTCACCCATCCAGTAGCTtgataatgtcttcatcatcactgGTTGAACTATCGACCAGTTTGCTAATGTCTTCATCAACAACGATTGCACCATCCAGCAGTGTggtaatgtcttcatcatcagtgGTAGGACCATCAAGCAGTTTGCTAATGTCTTCATCAACAACGATTGAACCCTCCAGCAGTGTGGTAAAGTCTTCATCATCAGTGATTGAAGCATCCAGTAGTTTGGTaatgtctttatcatcactGAATGAACAATCGAGCAATCTGGTAATGTCTCCATCATCACTGATTGAACCATCAGGCAGTTTggtaatgtcttcatcatcaatggctgaaccatcaagcagtttggcaatgtcttcatcatcaatggCTGAACCACTAAGCAGCTTGcaaatgtcttcatcatcagttgttgaaccatcgagcagtcTGGTAATGCctttatcatcaatgattgaaccatcgagcagtctggcaatgtctctatcatcagtggttgaaccatcgagcagtttggcaatgtctctatcatcagtggttgaaccatcgagcagtctggtaatgtctctatcatcagtGGTTGAACCATCAAGCAGTCTG CTTGCTAATTTCTTCATTAACAATGGTTGA
- the LOC135492527 gene encoding uncharacterized protein YhgE-like: protein MLLDGSAIDDEDITRLLDGSVIGDKDIARLLDGSVIDDKDITKLLDSSTTDDEDISKLLDGSTTDDRDIARLLDGSTIDDKDIIRLLEGSTTNDEDIARLLDGSIIDDKDITKLLDGSAIDDEDIVKLLDGSTNDNEDIIRLLDGSIIDDKDITKLLDGSAIDDEDIVKLLDGSTNDNEDIIRLLDGSIIDDKDIARLLDGSAIDDRDITKLPDGLTNDDEDITKLLDGSTTDDEDIMKLLDGSAIDDEDIVKLLDGSTNDDEDIIRLLEGSTTNDEDIARLLDGSIIDDKDITKLWDGSAIDDEDIVKLLDGSTNDNEDIMRLLEGSTTNDEDITKLVDSSTTDNEDIIKLLDGSTSDDGSIIKLLDCLAIDDVDSAKLLNGSTTDDVDSAKLLDSSAIDDVDSSKLLDG, encoded by the coding sequence ATGCTGCTTGATGGTTCAGccattgatgatgaagacattaccAGACTGCTGGATGGTTCAGTTATTGGTGATAAAGACATTGCCAGACTGCTCGATGGTTCAGtcattgatgataaagacattaCCAAACTGCTTGATAGTTCAAcaactgatgatgaagacattagcAAGCTGCTTGATGGTTCTACCactgatgatagagacattgcCAGACTGCTTGATGGTTCGACcattgatgataaagacattaTCAGACTGCTGGAAGGTTCAACCACTAATGATGAAGACATTGCTAGACTGCTTGATGGttcaatcattgatgataaagacattaCCAAACTACTGGATGGTTCAGCCATTGACgatgaagacattgtcaaaCTGCTTGATGGTTCCACCAATGATAATGAAGACATTATCAGACTGCTTGATGGttcaatcattgatgataaagacattaCCAAACTACTGGATGGTTCAGCCATTGACgatgaagacattgtcaaaCTGCTTGATGGTTCCACCAATGATAATGAAGACATTATCAGACTGCTTGATGGTTCAATCATCGATGATAAAGATATTGCCAGACTGCTAGATGGTTCAGCCATTGATGATAGAGACATTACCAAACTGCCTGATGGTTTAaccaatgatgatgaagacattaccaaactgcttgatggttcaaccactgatgatgaagacattatgAAACTACTGGATGGTTCAGCCATTGACgatgaagacattgtcaaactgcttgatggttcaaccaatgatgatgaagacattatcaGACTGCTGGAAGGTTCAACCACTAATGATGAAGACATTGCTAGACTGCTTGATGGttcaatcattgatgataaagacattaCCAAACTATGGGATGGTTCAGCCATTGACgatgaagacattgtcaaaCTGCTTGATGGTTCCACCAATGATAATGAAGACATTATGAGACTGCTGGAAGGTTCAACCActaatgatgaagacattaccAAACTGGTGGATAGTTCAACCACTGATAATGAAGACATAATCAAGCTACTGGATGGGTCAACCTCTGATGATGGCTCCATTATCAAGCTGCTGGATTGTTTAGCCATTGATGATGTAGACTCTGCTAAACTACTTAATGGTTCCACCACTGATGATGTAGACTCTGCTAAACTGCTTGATAGTTCCGCCATTGATGATGTAGATTCTTCTAAACTGCTTGATGGTTGA